The Achromobacter pestifer genome includes a region encoding these proteins:
- the pal gene encoding peptidoglycan-associated lipoprotein Pal, whose protein sequence is MKSRIAKSLTIAALAAALAACSSVPLDDKAGQGGGAGQGSSASGQILDPFNPQSILAQQRSVYFDFDSYTVSDQYRSLVETHAKYLASHQQQTIKIEGNTDERGGAEYNLALGQRRADAVRRMMTLLGVSDNQIETISFGKEKPKSTGTSEADFAENRRADIVYRR, encoded by the coding sequence ATGAAGTCGCGCATTGCCAAAAGCCTAACCATCGCCGCTCTGGCTGCCGCCCTGGCAGCTTGCAGCTCCGTCCCTCTCGACGATAAAGCGGGTCAGGGTGGAGGCGCTGGCCAAGGATCCTCGGCCTCTGGCCAGATCCTTGATCCCTTCAACCCCCAAAGCATCCTGGCGCAACAGCGCTCGGTGTACTTTGACTTCGACAGCTACACGGTGTCGGACCAGTACCGCAGCTTGGTCGAAACCCACGCCAAGTACCTGGCCTCGCATCAGCAGCAGACCATCAAGATCGAAGGCAACACCGACGAACGCGGCGGCGCTGAATACAACCTGGCCCTGGGCCAGCGCCGTGCCGACGCTGTGCGCCGCATGATGACCCTGCTGGGCGTCAGCGACAACCAGATCGAAACCATCAGCTTCGGTAAAGAAAAGCCGAAGTCGACGGGCACGTCGGAAGCCGACTTTGCGGAAAACCGCCGCGCCGATATCGTTTATCGCCGCTAA
- the ybgF gene encoding tol-pal system protein YbgF produces the protein MRDNVLSLRPLIAATGLVLATLAAPAHAFSDDEARRAILDLRQQVQQQNEQSQRAKLQLADQIQALQQEVAQLRDQLELVSRQQPSAKPGGAAGSANPPGASAGDPQEQAAYDGAIDLFRKGQYKEASESLAAFTALYPASQLAPSAQFYLGSSRYALKDFKGAIEQLNAMVQKAPDNARAPDALLVIAGSQIEMNNRAGAKTTLQRIVRDYPTTPAASTAKSRLQLLQ, from the coding sequence ATGCGCGATAACGTTCTGTCCCTGCGTCCTCTGATTGCGGCCACCGGCTTGGTGCTTGCGACCCTTGCGGCGCCCGCCCACGCTTTTTCCGACGATGAAGCCCGCCGGGCCATCCTGGATTTGCGCCAACAGGTGCAGCAGCAGAACGAACAAAGCCAGCGCGCCAAGCTGCAGTTGGCCGACCAGATCCAGGCCTTGCAGCAGGAAGTGGCCCAACTGCGCGACCAGCTCGAACTGGTGTCGCGCCAGCAGCCCTCGGCCAAGCCGGGCGGCGCGGCGGGCAGCGCCAATCCTCCGGGAGCCTCCGCCGGCGATCCCCAGGAACAGGCCGCCTATGACGGCGCGATCGATCTGTTCCGCAAGGGCCAATACAAGGAAGCGTCCGAATCGCTGGCTGCGTTCACTGCCCTGTATCCCGCCAGCCAGCTCGCGCCCAGCGCCCAGTTCTACCTGGGCAGCAGCCGCTACGCGCTGAAGGATTTCAAGGGCGCCATCGAGCAGCTGAACGCCATGGTGCAGAAGGCCCCGGACAACGCGCGCGCGCCGGATGCCTTGCTGGTCATCGCCGGCAGCCAGATCGAAATGAACAACCGCGCCGGCGCCAAGACCACGCTGCAGCGCATCGTCCGCGACTACCCGACCACGCCGGCAGCCAGCACGGCCAAGAGCCGCCTGCAGCTGCTGCAGTAA
- a CDS encoding FecCD family ABC transporter permease, which yields MPPAASAVAAYRHILRRRAGLIALLLAALFIALLADFTVGPSGLPWGELWRTLTHPASADPTTRVIVWDIRLPSALMAALVGMALGMAGAEMQTILNNPLASPFTLGVSSAAAFGASLAIVLQLGVPGVPAGWLVAGNAFLFALLAALMLDAVTRWGGMNTSGVVLFGIAMLFTFNALVSLVQFMASAEALQNLVFWTMGSLSRSSWTTVGVLAAAFAVALPLAMRQSWKLTALRLGEDRAASFGVDVRRVRVAALARVSLLSALAVAFVGTIGFIGLVAPHIARRLFGEDHRFFLPGSALVGAVILSLASIASKNLMPGVIVPVGIVTALVGIPFFASVVLRRQMP from the coding sequence ATGCCGCCTGCCGCAAGCGCGGTTGCCGCTTACCGGCACATCCTGCGCCGCCGGGCAGGGCTTATCGCCCTGCTGCTGGCGGCGCTTTTCATTGCGCTGCTGGCCGACTTCACGGTGGGTCCCTCGGGCCTACCCTGGGGCGAGCTGTGGCGCACGCTCACCCATCCTGCCTCGGCCGATCCGACCACCCGCGTGATCGTGTGGGACATCCGCCTGCCCTCCGCGCTGATGGCCGCGCTGGTCGGCATGGCGCTGGGGATGGCGGGCGCGGAAATGCAGACCATCCTGAACAACCCCTTGGCCAGCCCGTTCACGCTGGGGGTGTCGTCCGCCGCGGCCTTTGGCGCCTCGCTGGCCATCGTGCTGCAGCTAGGCGTGCCCGGCGTCCCCGCCGGCTGGCTGGTGGCGGGCAACGCCTTCCTGTTCGCGCTGCTGGCGGCGCTGATGCTGGACGCCGTGACGCGCTGGGGCGGCATGAATACCTCGGGCGTGGTGCTGTTCGGCATCGCCATGCTGTTCACCTTCAATGCGCTGGTGTCGCTGGTGCAGTTCATGGCCAGCGCCGAGGCGCTGCAGAACCTGGTGTTCTGGACCATGGGCAGCCTGTCGCGCTCCAGCTGGACCACGGTCGGCGTGCTGGCGGCGGCCTTTGCCGTGGCGCTGCCGCTGGCCATGCGCCAATCCTGGAAACTGACCGCGCTGCGGCTGGGCGAGGACCGCGCCGCGAGCTTCGGCGTGGATGTGCGCCGCGTGCGCGTCGCGGCGCTGGCCCGGGTCAGTCTGCTGTCGGCGCTGGCGGTGGCCTTTGTCGGCACCATAGGCTTTATCGGCCTGGTCGCGCCGCACATTGCGCGGCGGCTGTTTGGCGAGGACCATCGATTCTTCCTGCCGGGCAGCGCGCTGGTTGGCGCGGTAATCCTGTCGCTGGCGTCGATCGCCTCGAAGAACCTCATGCCGGGCGTGATCGTGCCGGTGGGCATCGTGACCGCGCTGGTCGGCATCCCCTTCTTTGCGTCGGTCGTGCTGCGCCGGCAGATGCCATGA
- a CDS encoding ABC transporter ATP-binding protein, translating to MIESHPAPALALAVRGLTAGYGRTDVLHGLSIPELPAGQLTALLGPNGSGKSTLLKALAGLVRVRAGGVQLDGQDLIRQSFGERARHVVYLPQGLPAAVHLRVFESVLVAAKAGDGLGTPVDMQAIDRLLERLGIAHLALQYLDSLSGGQKQLVGLAQALIRHPRVLLLDEPLSALDLNYQFHVMRLLRQETREHGLISIIVLHDLNVALQHADRAVMIHDGRLHAAGLPGDVITPASLAAVYGVEGRVETCSRGLRQVLIDGLEAHPH from the coding sequence ATGATCGAGTCCCACCCCGCACCCGCACTCGCGCTTGCCGTGCGCGGCCTGACGGCCGGCTACGGGCGTACGGACGTGCTGCACGGGCTGTCGATACCCGAACTGCCCGCCGGCCAGCTGACCGCCCTGCTCGGCCCCAACGGCAGCGGCAAGTCCACGCTCCTCAAAGCCTTGGCCGGCCTGGTCCGCGTGCGCGCCGGCGGCGTCCAGCTGGACGGTCAGGACTTGATCCGCCAGAGCTTCGGCGAACGCGCCCGCCACGTGGTCTACCTGCCCCAGGGCCTGCCCGCGGCCGTGCACTTGCGCGTATTCGAATCCGTGCTGGTGGCGGCCAAGGCCGGCGACGGTCTGGGCACGCCGGTGGACATGCAGGCCATAGACCGGTTGCTGGAACGGCTGGGCATTGCCCACCTGGCGTTGCAATACCTGGACTCGCTATCCGGCGGACAGAAGCAGCTGGTCGGACTGGCGCAGGCGCTGATCCGGCATCCGCGCGTGCTGCTACTGGATGAGCCCCTGTCGGCGCTGGACCTGAACTATCAGTTCCACGTCATGCGGCTGCTGCGGCAGGAAACCAGGGAACACGGCCTGATCAGCATCATCGTGCTGCACGACCTGAACGTGGCGCTACAGCATGCCGACCGGGCGGTCATGATCCATGATGGCCGGCTGCATGCCGCAGGCCTGCCGGGAGACGTGATCACGCCGGCCTCGCTGGCCGCCGTGTACGGGGTAGAAGGCCGCGTGGAGACTTGCTCGCGCGGCTTGCGGCAGGTGCTGATCGACGGGCTGGAAGCGCATCCGCACTGA
- a CDS encoding YbaK/EbsC family protein, producing the protein MSPESLAALPESAQRVARLLLELGHDKPVVVLPQTGKTSAEAAAGLGCEVAQIAKSIIFRRASDNAPVLVIASGANRVDEAKVASQVGGLAKADAKFVRDMTGYAIGGVCPIGHAVKPVMLLDADLFNYDSLWAAAGHPHAVFNLTPRQLADMTGAPVVDVALRA; encoded by the coding sequence ATGTCCCCAGAGTCTCTTGCCGCCTTGCCCGAATCCGCCCAGCGCGTCGCGCGCCTGCTGCTGGAATTGGGGCATGACAAGCCCGTGGTCGTCCTGCCGCAAACCGGCAAGACCTCGGCGGAAGCGGCGGCGGGGCTAGGCTGCGAGGTCGCGCAGATCGCCAAGTCCATCATCTTCCGGCGCGCTTCGGATAACGCCCCGGTGCTGGTCATCGCCAGCGGCGCGAACCGCGTGGACGAGGCCAAGGTGGCCTCGCAGGTGGGCGGGCTGGCCAAGGCGGACGCGAAGTTCGTGCGCGACATGACCGGCTATGCGATCGGCGGCGTGTGCCCCATCGGCCATGCGGTCAAGCCGGTGATGCTGCTGGACGCGGATCTCTTCAACTACGACAGCCTGTGGGCTGCAGCCGGGCATCCGCATGCGGTGTTCAACCTGACCCCGCGGCAGCTGGCGGACATGACCGGCGCGCCGGTCGTGGACGTGGCGTTGCGCGCCTGA
- a CDS encoding alpha/beta fold hydrolase, translating into MRSEPVLPLQTALVGGYALSYTEYGSGTPLVLVHGSLSDCRYWKSQMAPLGKSFRVLAVCLRRYWPETWDGEGDGFSIEQHASDVLEFIDTVAGEPAHLVGHSRGGRVALEAALQQPSALRSLTLADPGLPLPGDDDLRGGFRQRALALIRDGEIEDGLALFVDTVTGPDTWQRMVPWFKEMVRDNVGTLFGQAEEKPEALTPAQIGTLKLPTLLIGGALSPAPYPAVLDALSQWLPQAQRVTITGSSHGMNLGNPRAFNGAIEAFING; encoded by the coding sequence ATGCGTTCCGAACCCGTCCTGCCCCTGCAAACCGCCTTGGTCGGCGGCTACGCCCTGTCCTACACCGAGTACGGCAGCGGCACGCCCCTGGTGCTGGTGCATGGCTCTCTGTCCGACTGCCGCTACTGGAAGTCGCAGATGGCGCCGCTGGGCAAGTCGTTCCGCGTGCTGGCGGTCTGCCTGCGCCGCTACTGGCCGGAGACCTGGGACGGCGAAGGCGACGGCTTTTCGATCGAGCAGCATGCCAGCGACGTGCTGGAATTCATCGATACCGTGGCGGGCGAGCCGGCCCATCTGGTGGGCCATTCCCGCGGCGGCCGCGTGGCGCTGGAAGCGGCGCTGCAGCAGCCCAGCGCGCTGCGCAGCCTGACTCTGGCCGATCCGGGCCTGCCGCTGCCTGGCGACGACGACCTGCGCGGCGGCTTTCGCCAGCGTGCGCTGGCGCTCATCCGCGACGGTGAGATCGAAGACGGCCTGGCGTTGTTCGTCGATACCGTGACCGGCCCCGACACCTGGCAACGCATGGTGCCGTGGTTCAAGGAGATGGTGCGCGACAACGTCGGCACGCTATTCGGGCAGGCCGAGGAAAAGCCCGAGGCGCTGACGCCCGCGCAGATCGGCACGCTGAAACTGCCGACCCTGCTGATCGGCGGCGCCCTCAGCCCCGCGCCCTATCCGGCCGTGCTGGACGCCCTGTCGCAATGGCTGCCGCAAGCGCAACGCGTGACCATCACCGGATCGTCGCACGGCATGAACCTGGGCAATCCGCGCGCCTTCAACGGCGCCATCGAGGCATTCATCAACGGCTGA
- a CDS encoding Lrp/AsnC family transcriptional regulator yields the protein MSTPPKIDETDRKILRALRADGRLTNLKLAEQVGLSPTPCWNRVKALEEAGVIEGYAALLNQKALGLPDTVMIEVTLEHHDDDTLARFGEEITRLPEVVEAFLVTGEYDYLIKVAVAGTEGYEEFLRKRLYKLRGVRHSRSTFVLRRLKHTPSVEP from the coding sequence ATGTCCACGCCTCCAAAAATCGACGAAACCGACCGCAAGATCCTGCGCGCGTTGCGCGCGGACGGACGCCTCACCAACCTGAAGCTGGCCGAGCAGGTAGGCCTGTCGCCCACGCCATGCTGGAACCGGGTCAAGGCGCTGGAAGAGGCGGGCGTGATCGAGGGCTATGCGGCCCTTTTGAACCAGAAGGCGCTGGGCCTGCCGGACACCGTCATGATCGAGGTGACGCTGGAGCATCACGACGACGATACGCTGGCGCGCTTCGGCGAAGAGATCACGCGGTTGCCGGAAGTGGTCGAGGCCTTTCTCGTGACGGGCGAATACGACTATCTGATCAAGGTGGCGGTGGCGGGCACCGAAGGCTACGAGGAATTCCTGCGCAAGCGGCTGTACAAGCTGCGCGGCGTGCGGCACAGCCGTTCCACCTTCGTGTTGCGGCGTTTGAAGCACACGCCTTCGGTCGAGCCCTGA
- a CDS encoding DMT family transporter, producing the protein MLFAAPALFASNMVAARWAHDATLPPVFLAFGRWLIALLILLPLAAPALRAHRRTLWRALPSLAPLAVLGMGVAVAPQYIGAQNTSATNIALIFSCSPILVALLEAIIWRKPLSALRGAGLVLALGGVLVVLARGDAQTLARLDFGQGDLWVLLAATGWAFYTVLQKRLSLPAVPDSARLATLMLGGVLALAPFAAIEAAAGATPPWGDPRLAAVLLFLAVVPSLGAYYVYGRLISQAGPATAGLSMFLVPVYAALLAWPLLGEAPQLFHAYGFVMILLGVKLASSRMRAAAATAAAPA; encoded by the coding sequence ATGCTTTTCGCCGCTCCGGCGCTCTTCGCCTCCAACATGGTGGCGGCCCGCTGGGCCCATGACGCCACCCTCCCCCCTGTTTTCCTGGCCTTCGGCCGCTGGCTGATCGCCCTGTTGATCCTGCTGCCGCTGGCCGCGCCCGCCCTGCGCGCGCATCGCAGGACGCTATGGCGCGCCCTGCCCTCGCTGGCGCCGCTGGCGGTGCTGGGCATGGGCGTGGCCGTGGCGCCGCAATACATCGGCGCCCAGAACACCAGCGCGACCAATATCGCGTTGATCTTTTCATGCAGCCCCATCCTGGTGGCGCTGCTGGAAGCCATCATCTGGCGCAAGCCGCTGTCCGCCCTGCGCGGCGCGGGCCTGGTGTTGGCGCTGGGCGGCGTGCTGGTGGTGCTGGCGCGCGGCGACGCGCAGACGCTGGCCCGCCTGGATTTTGGCCAGGGCGACCTCTGGGTGTTGCTGGCCGCCACCGGCTGGGCCTTCTACACCGTGCTGCAAAAGCGCTTGAGCCTGCCCGCAGTGCCGGACAGCGCCCGGCTGGCGACCCTGATGCTGGGTGGCGTGCTGGCGCTGGCGCCGTTTGCCGCCATCGAGGCCGCGGCCGGCGCCACGCCGCCCTGGGGCGATCCGCGCCTGGCCGCGGTGCTGCTGTTCCTGGCGGTAGTGCCCAGCCTGGGCGCGTACTACGTATACGGCCGCCTGATCAGCCAGGCCGGCCCGGCCACGGCGGGACTGTCGATGTTCCTGGTGCCGGTCTATGCCGCGCTGCTGGCCTGGCCGCTGCTGGGCGAGGCCCCGCAGCTGTTCCATGCCTACGGCTTCGTGATGATCCTGCTGGGCGTGAAGCTGGCCTCGTCGCGCATGCGCGCGGCGGCGGCCACGGCCGCCGCCCCCGCCTGA
- the fusA gene encoding elongation factor G: protein MTRKTRIELYRNIGISAHIDAGKTTTTERILFYTGITHKIGEVHDGAAVMDWMEQEQERGITITSAATTAFWKGMAGNYPEHRINIIDTPGHVDFTIEVERSMRVLDGAVMVYDAVGGVQPQSETVWRQANKYKVPRLAFVNKMDRVGADFLRVQRQIAERLKGDAVPIQLPVGAEDHFEGVIDLVKMKAIIWDEASQGVRFEYRDIPAAMQAQAQEWHDKMVEKAAEANETLLEKYLSGEPLTEDEIKQGLRMRTVANEIVPMLCGSAFKNKGVQAMLDAVIDYMPSPVDVPAIKGHDQRDRDIERHPTDNEPFSALAFKIMTDPFVGQLVFFRVYSGVVKSGDSVFNPIKEKKERLGRILQMHANERREITEVYAGDIAAAVGIKDVTTGDTLTDPAHIIILERMVFPEPVISQAVEPKTKADQEKMGIALGRLAQEDPSFRVRTDEESGQTIISGMGELHLEILVDRMKREFGVEATVGKPQVAYRETIRKTCNEVEGKFVKQSGGRGQYGHVVLKLEPQEPGKGYEFVDAIKGGVVPREFIPAVDKGIREALNAGILAGYPVVDVKATLFFGSYHDVDSNENAFKMAGSMAFKEGMRRADPVLLEPMMHVEVETPEDFTGNVMGDLSSRRGMVQGMEDMAGGSGKLVKAEVPLAEMFGYSTSLRSLTQGRATYSMEFKHYAEAPRQVAQEVMAAQGSGR, encoded by the coding sequence ATGACTCGCAAGACGCGTATCGAGCTATACCGCAATATCGGCATCAGCGCCCATATCGACGCGGGCAAAACGACGACCACCGAGCGCATCCTCTTCTATACCGGCATCACCCACAAGATCGGCGAGGTGCACGATGGCGCCGCCGTGATGGACTGGATGGAGCAGGAGCAGGAGCGCGGCATCACCATCACGTCGGCCGCCACCACCGCCTTCTGGAAGGGCATGGCGGGCAATTATCCCGAACACCGCATCAACATCATCGACACGCCGGGCCACGTCGACTTCACCATCGAGGTCGAGCGTTCCATGCGCGTGCTGGATGGCGCGGTCATGGTCTACGACGCCGTGGGCGGTGTGCAGCCGCAGTCCGAAACCGTCTGGCGCCAGGCCAACAAGTACAAGGTGCCGCGCCTGGCCTTCGTCAACAAGATGGACCGCGTTGGCGCGGACTTCCTGCGCGTGCAGCGCCAGATCGCCGAACGCCTGAAGGGCGACGCCGTGCCCATCCAGCTGCCGGTGGGCGCCGAGGACCATTTCGAAGGCGTGATCGACCTGGTCAAGATGAAGGCCATCATCTGGGACGAGGCCAGCCAGGGCGTGCGCTTCGAGTACCGCGACATTCCCGCCGCGATGCAGGCCCAGGCCCAGGAATGGCATGACAAGATGGTGGAGAAGGCCGCCGAAGCCAACGAGACCCTGCTGGAAAAATACCTGTCCGGCGAACCGCTGACCGAGGACGAAATCAAGCAGGGCCTGCGCATGCGCACGGTCGCCAACGAAATCGTGCCCATGCTCTGTGGCAGCGCATTCAAGAACAAGGGCGTGCAGGCCATGCTGGACGCGGTCATCGACTATATGCCCTCGCCGGTGGACGTGCCCGCGATCAAGGGCCACGACCAGCGCGACCGCGATATCGAACGCCATCCCACCGATAACGAACCGTTCTCGGCCTTGGCCTTCAAAATCATGACGGATCCGTTTGTCGGCCAACTGGTGTTCTTCCGCGTCTATTCCGGCGTGGTGAAGTCGGGCGACTCCGTCTTCAACCCCATCAAGGAAAAGAAGGAAAGGCTGGGCCGCATCCTGCAGATGCACGCCAACGAACGGCGCGAGATCACCGAGGTTTACGCGGGCGACATCGCGGCGGCGGTGGGCATCAAGGACGTCACCACCGGCGACACGCTGACCGATCCGGCCCACATCATCATCCTGGAACGCATGGTGTTTCCGGAGCCCGTCATTTCCCAGGCCGTGGAGCCCAAGACCAAGGCCGACCAGGAAAAAATGGGCATCGCGCTGGGTCGCCTGGCGCAGGAGGATCCGTCCTTCCGCGTGCGCACGGACGAGGAATCCGGGCAGACCATCATTTCCGGCATGGGCGAGCTGCACCTGGAAATCCTGGTCGACCGCATGAAGCGTGAGTTCGGCGTCGAAGCCACCGTGGGCAAGCCCCAGGTCGCGTATCGCGAGACTATCCGCAAGACCTGCAACGAGGTCGAAGGCAAGTTCGTCAAGCAATCGGGCGGGCGCGGCCAGTACGGCCATGTGGTGCTCAAGCTGGAGCCGCAGGAGCCCGGCAAGGGCTATGAATTCGTCGACGCCATCAAGGGTGGCGTGGTGCCGCGCGAATTCATTCCGGCCGTCGACAAGGGCATACGCGAAGCGCTGAACGCCGGCATACTGGCAGGCTATCCCGTGGTGGACGTGAAGGCGACGCTGTTCTTCGGCTCGTACCACGACGTGGACTCGAACGAGAACGCCTTCAAGATGGCGGGCTCGATGGCCTTCAAGGAAGGCATGCGGCGCGCGGATCCGGTGCTGCTGGAGCCCATGATGCACGTGGAGGTGGAAACGCCCGAGGACTTCACCGGCAACGTGATGGGCGATTTGTCCTCGCGGCGCGGCATGGTGCAGGGCATGGAGGACATGGCCGGGGGCAGCGGCAAGCTGGTAAAGGCCGAGGTGCCGCTGGCAGAGATGTTCGGCTATTCCACTTCGCTGCGTTCGCTGACGCAGGGGCGCGCGACCTACAGCATGGAATTCAAGCACTATGCCGAGGCGCCGCGCCAGGTGGCGCAGGAAGTGATGGCGGCCCAGGGCTCGGGCCGCTGA
- a CDS encoding universal stress protein, whose product MFKKILIPTDGSPLSAQAANAGICFARSVGAEVVALYVTQPFAATIGFDGMAAAYAITDEDYEKASAEQADKYLKQITDRADTAGVKSESRAVSNFNVADGIVQAAADAGCDLIFIGSHGRSGLSRLLLGSVTAKVLSLASTAVLVYRVKEEKK is encoded by the coding sequence ATGTTCAAGAAGATCCTGATTCCCACCGACGGTTCTCCGCTCTCGGCCCAAGCCGCCAATGCCGGTATTTGCTTCGCGCGCTCCGTGGGCGCTGAAGTCGTCGCGCTCTACGTGACCCAGCCTTTCGCGGCCACGATCGGCTTCGACGGCATGGCCGCCGCTTACGCCATTACCGACGAAGACTACGAAAAGGCCTCGGCCGAGCAGGCCGACAAATACCTCAAGCAGATCACCGACCGCGCCGACACCGCCGGCGTGAAGTCCGAGTCGCGCGCCGTGTCGAACTTCAACGTGGCCGACGGCATCGTGCAAGCCGCCGCCGACGCCGGCTGCGACCTGATCTTCATCGGCAGCCACGGCCGCAGCGGCCTGTCGCGCCTGCTGCTGGGCAGCGTCACCGCCAAGGTCCTGTCGCTGGCCAGCACCGCCGTGCTGGTGTACCGCGTCAAGGAAGAAAAGAAGTAG
- a CDS encoding TIGR01244 family sulfur transferase: MSAPIKPLTQNFAVAPQLGPDDMADVAAAGYKSVIINRPDFEGGPDQPTAADVSKAALAAGLQIEYQPVVGSAMTAADVVRFAELLRTLPGPVLAYCRTGTRCTNLYAAAQQLG; the protein is encoded by the coding sequence ATGTCCGCACCCATCAAGCCCCTGACCCAGAATTTCGCCGTCGCGCCCCAGCTCGGCCCGGACGACATGGCGGACGTCGCCGCCGCCGGCTACAAGAGCGTCATCATCAACCGTCCCGATTTCGAGGGCGGCCCGGACCAGCCCACCGCCGCGGACGTGTCCAAGGCCGCGCTGGCCGCCGGCCTGCAAATCGAGTACCAGCCCGTGGTCGGCAGCGCCATGACCGCCGCCGACGTGGTGCGCTTCGCCGAACTGCTGCGCACCCTGCCGGGCCCGGTCCTGGCCTACTGCCGCACCGGCACGCGTTGCACCAACCTGTACGCCGCCGCCCAGCAGCTGGGCTGA
- a CDS encoding PLP-dependent aminotransferase family protein — MTVAAAASSSMPWQPVRQADATLVAQLADGLARRIDEQGLRPGTRLPSIRKMAEQSGVSRFTVVEAYDRLVARGLVQSRRGAGFFVRARSGQLAAVASAAPASLAPPARIDVAWLLRSMFRDTNPSGMPGGAGLLPADWLDPEMVAGAVRAVGRSVRGHLVSYGHPQGFAPLRQQIAAFLQNEGVPAHPEHNLLMTNGVTHGLDLIARHLVKPGDTVLVEDPAWFVIFGRLAAFGARLIGVPRGPDGPDTALLEQLAAQHKPKLFIINGSVHNPTGHTLSAGAAYDILRIAERHDFLVVEDDTYGELHPGGAMKLAALDRLKRVILVGGYSKMLAASLRVGYLAANPEILQKLADLKMLAGLTSPELGERVIHRVLMEGQYRRHIERVRLRVDDARQRCLKGLLKLGLTVHHEPHAGMFVWADYGRDTEALARVAADHGMLLAPGTLFSPSQAPSTMLRFSVTIVDHRGVWTDLEKIFAQNAASN, encoded by the coding sequence ATGACAGTTGCAGCCGCCGCTTCTTCCTCCATGCCCTGGCAACCCGTGCGCCAGGCCGACGCCACCCTGGTGGCGCAACTGGCCGATGGGCTGGCGCGCCGCATTGATGAACAGGGCCTGCGGCCCGGCACCCGCCTGCCGTCGATTCGCAAGATGGCGGAACAGTCGGGCGTCAGCCGTTTCACCGTGGTCGAGGCCTATGACCGGCTGGTGGCGCGCGGCCTGGTGCAGTCGCGCCGCGGCGCGGGGTTCTTCGTGCGGGCGCGCAGCGGCCAATTGGCCGCGGTTGCCAGCGCGGCGCCCGCGTCCCTGGCGCCACCCGCCCGGATCGACGTCGCCTGGCTGCTGCGCAGCATGTTCCGCGATACCAATCCTTCGGGCATGCCGGGCGGGGCGGGGCTGCTGCCGGCGGACTGGCTGGATCCCGAAATGGTGGCCGGTGCGGTGCGCGCCGTAGGGCGCTCGGTGCGCGGCCATCTGGTCAGCTATGGGCATCCCCAGGGGTTCGCGCCGCTGCGCCAGCAGATCGCCGCCTTTCTACAGAACGAGGGCGTACCGGCGCATCCGGAACACAACCTGCTCATGACCAACGGCGTCACGCACGGGCTGGACCTGATCGCGCGGCACCTGGTCAAGCCGGGCGACACCGTCCTGGTCGAAGACCCGGCCTGGTTCGTCATTTTCGGCCGGCTGGCCGCCTTCGGCGCGCGCCTGATCGGCGTGCCGCGCGGCCCGGACGGCCCCGACACGGCGCTGCTGGAGCAACTGGCGGCCCAGCACAAACCCAAGCTCTTCATCATCAACGGTTCGGTGCACAATCCCACCGGCCACACCCTGTCGGCCGGCGCCGCCTACGACATCCTGCGCATCGCCGAACGCCATGATTTCCTGGTGGTCGAGGACGACACCTACGGCGAACTGCATCCGGGCGGCGCCATGAAACTGGCCGCGCTGGACCGCCTGAAGCGGGTGATCCTGGTGGGCGGCTATTCCAAGATGCTGGCGGCCAGCCTGCGGGTGGGCTATCTGGCCGCGAATCCCGAGATCCTGCAGAAACTCGCCGACCTGAAAATGCTGGCCGGCCTGACCTCGCCCGAACTGGGCGAGCGGGTCATCCACCGCGTGCTGATGGAAGGGCAGTACCGCCGCCACATCGAGCGCGTGCGCTTGCGGGTGGACGATGCCCGCCAGCGCTGCCTGAAAGGCCTGTTGAAACTGGGATTGACCGTGCACCACGAGCCGCACGCCGGCATGTTCGTGTGGGCCGATTACGGCCGCGATACCGAGGCGCTGGCGCGGGTGGCGGCCGACCACGGCATGCTGTTGGCGCCGGGCACGCTGTTTTCGCCGTCCCAGGCGCCTTCGACCATGCTGCGCTTTTCGGTCACCATCGTCGATCACCGCGGCGTCTGGACCGATCTGGAAAAAATCTTCGCGCAAAACGCTGCCAGCAATTAA